From one Pseudomonas sp. B21-048 genomic stretch:
- a CDS encoding AI-2E family transporter: MSAFSQRQVLLFISWVIIFGGLLLVLPLRLLPSLLAGLLVFELVNMLTPQLQRLIEGRRARWLAVALLGTLVVSVLALIFAGAISFLLHEAENPGASLDKFMVVVDRARGQLPPFIDAYLPASAAEFRVAIGEWMSKHLSDLQLVGKDAAHMFVTLLIGMVLGAIIALQRAPDVTKRKPLAAALFDRLHLLVQAFRNIVFAQIKISLLNTFFTGIFLAVVLPMFGIKLPLTKTLIVLTFLLGLLPVIGNLMSNTLITIVGLSLSIWVAVAALGYLIVIHKLEYFLNARIVGGQISAKSWELLLAMLVFEAAFGLPGVVAGPIYYAYLKSELKLAGMV; this comes from the coding sequence ATGTCAGCGTTTTCTCAGCGTCAGGTCTTGTTGTTCATCAGCTGGGTCATCATTTTTGGTGGTTTGCTGCTGGTGCTTCCTCTGCGATTGCTGCCCAGCCTGCTGGCCGGGTTGTTGGTGTTCGAACTGGTCAACATGCTTACGCCGCAATTGCAGCGGCTGATCGAAGGCCGCCGTGCGCGCTGGCTGGCGGTGGCGTTGCTGGGGACATTGGTGGTCAGCGTGCTGGCGCTGATCTTTGCCGGTGCGATCAGTTTTCTGCTGCACGAGGCGGAAAACCCCGGCGCTTCCCTCGACAAATTCATGGTCGTAGTCGACCGCGCACGCGGGCAGTTGCCGCCGTTCATCGACGCTTATCTGCCGGCCAGTGCTGCCGAGTTCCGGGTGGCCATTGGCGAGTGGATGAGCAAGCACCTCAGTGATTTGCAACTGGTGGGCAAGGACGCGGCGCACATGTTCGTGACGCTGCTGATTGGCATGGTGCTGGGGGCGATCATCGCCTTGCAGCGTGCGCCGGACGTGACCAAACGCAAACCCTTGGCCGCGGCGCTGTTCGACCGCTTGCACCTGTTGGTCCAGGCGTTTCGCAACATTGTTTTCGCCCAGATCAAGATTTCCCTGCTCAACACTTTCTTCACCGGGATTTTCCTCGCGGTGGTCCTGCCGATGTTCGGGATCAAGCTGCCGCTGACCAAAACCCTGATCGTGCTGACCTTCCTGCTCGGCCTGCTACCGGTGATCGGCAACTTGATGTCGAACACCTTGATCACCATCGTCGGCCTGTCGCTGTCGATCTGGGTGGCGGTGGCGGCGTTGGGTTATCTGATAGTTATCCACAAGCTCGAATACTTCCTCAACGCGCGCATCGTCGGCGGGCAGATCAGTGCCAAGTCGTGGGAGTTGCTGCTGGCAATGCTGGTGTTCGAAGCCGCGTTCGGCCTGCCGGGCGTGGTGGCGGGGCCGATTTATTACGCGTATCTGAAGAGTGAGTTGAAGCTGGCGGGGATGGTGTAA
- a CDS encoding Hsp70 family protein — MKNASPARACGIDFGTSNSTVGWLRPGMETLIALEDDKITLPSVVFFNMEERRPVYGRLALHEYLEGYEGRLMRSLKSLLGSKLIKHDTSVLGTAMPFKDLLGLFIGQLKKRAETAAGREFEEVVLGRPVFFVDDDEMADQEAENTLVDVARAIGFKDVSFQYEPIAAAFDYESTIEKEELVLIVDIGGGTSDFSLVRLSPERRNHDNRHDDILATGGVHIGGTDFDKQLSLQGLMPLFGYGSRMKSGAYMPTSHHMNLATWHTINSVYSQKSSLALGSMRYDIEDTGGIDRLFKLIDQRAGHWLAMEVEETKIQLTHADSRHVPLDRIEPGLSVELSRALFESAIDNLLERVRNSVTQLLNDANVRVDQVDTVFFTGGSSGIPALRNSVSAMLPNARHVEGNIFGSIGSGLAIEAMKRYGTLA, encoded by the coding sequence ATGAAAAACGCATCTCCAGCCCGTGCCTGTGGCATCGACTTTGGCACATCCAACTCCACCGTCGGCTGGCTGCGCCCCGGCATGGAAACGCTGATCGCGCTGGAGGACGACAAGATCACCCTGCCCTCGGTGGTCTTCTTCAACATGGAAGAACGCCGCCCGGTGTACGGCCGACTGGCGCTGCACGAGTACCTGGAAGGCTACGAAGGCCGGCTGATGCGCTCGCTCAAGAGCCTGCTGGGTTCCAAGCTGATCAAGCACGACACCAGCGTCCTCGGCACGGCGATGCCGTTCAAGGACCTGCTCGGGCTGTTCATCGGCCAGTTGAAGAAGCGTGCCGAAACCGCTGCCGGTCGGGAATTCGAAGAAGTGGTGCTGGGCCGTCCGGTGTTTTTCGTCGATGACGATGAAATGGCCGACCAGGAAGCGGAAAACACCCTGGTGGATGTAGCCCGCGCCATCGGCTTCAAGGACGTCTCGTTCCAGTACGAGCCAATTGCAGCGGCGTTCGACTACGAGTCGACCATCGAAAAGGAAGAGTTGGTACTGATCGTCGACATCGGCGGTGGTACATCTGACTTCTCGCTGGTGCGCCTGTCGCCTGAGCGCCGCAACCACGACAACCGTCACGACGACATCCTCGCCACCGGCGGCGTGCACATCGGCGGGACCGATTTCGACAAGCAGCTTAGCCTGCAAGGCCTGATGCCGCTGTTTGGCTACGGCAGCCGGATGAAGAGCGGCGCCTACATGCCGACCAGCCACCACATGAACCTGGCGACCTGGCACACCATCAACTCGGTGTACTCGCAGAAGTCGAGCCTGGCTTTGGGCAGCATGCGTTACGACATCGAAGACACTGGCGGCATCGATCGCCTGTTCAAGCTGATCGACCAACGCGCCGGGCACTGGCTGGCCATGGAAGTGGAAGAAACCAAGATCCAGCTGACCCACGCCGACAGCCGCCATGTGCCGCTGGATCGGATCGAGCCAGGGTTGAGCGTGGAACTGAGCCGGGCACTGTTTGAATCAGCCATCGACAACTTGCTGGAGCGGGTGCGTAACAGCGTGACCCAGTTGTTGAACGACGCCAATGTGCGGGTCGATCAGGTGGACACCGTGTTCTTCACCGGCGGTTCGAGCGGGATTCCGGCGCTGCGCAACAGCGTCTCGGCCATGTTGCCGAATGCTCGGCATGTGGAAGGGAACATCTTCGGCAGCATCGGTAGCGGGTTGGCGATCGAGGCGATGAAGCGTTACGGCACCCTCGCATAA
- a CDS encoding DnaJ C-terminal domain-containing protein: MDFKDYYKILGVEPTADDKAIKAAYRKLARKYHPDVSKEKDAEAKFKDASEAYEALKSADKRAEYDDLRKYGHHGQPFQGPPGWQSRGGFGGGGQDTGDFSDFFSSIFGNRGPGFNGGGRSGRSAGRRGQDVEMELPVFLEETLSTESKKVSFQVPHYNAAGQHVSNTSKSLNVKIPAGVTDGERIRLKGQGAPGIGGGVNGDLYLTIRFAPHPKFDVEGENLIITLPLAPWELALGTEVAVPTLTGRINLKVPAGSQNGQRMRAKGHGLLHKAGHRGYLFVQLKAVMPKKLDHDVKELWEELAKKAAFDPRENF; the protein is encoded by the coding sequence ATGGACTTCAAAGACTATTACAAGATTCTCGGTGTGGAGCCGACCGCGGACGATAAGGCGATCAAGGCCGCCTATCGAAAGCTGGCGCGCAAATACCACCCCGATGTCAGCAAGGAAAAGGACGCCGAGGCCAAATTCAAGGACGCGTCCGAAGCCTATGAAGCGCTGAAAAGCGCCGATAAGCGCGCCGAATACGACGACTTGCGCAAATACGGCCACCACGGCCAGCCCTTTCAGGGGCCACCGGGTTGGCAGAGCCGCGGTGGTTTCGGTGGTGGTGGTCAGGACACGGGCGATTTCTCGGACTTTTTCAGTTCGATCTTCGGCAACCGTGGCCCGGGTTTTAACGGTGGTGGACGGTCGGGCCGAAGCGCCGGGCGACGAGGACAAGACGTGGAAATGGAATTACCGGTTTTTCTGGAAGAAACCCTCTCGACCGAATCGAAGAAGGTCAGCTTCCAGGTGCCGCATTACAACGCTGCCGGCCAGCATGTCAGCAACACCAGCAAAAGCCTGAACGTGAAGATCCCCGCCGGCGTGACCGACGGCGAGCGCATCCGCCTCAAGGGCCAGGGCGCTCCGGGCATTGGTGGCGGGGTTAATGGCGACTTGTACCTGACCATTCGTTTTGCGCCACACCCCAAATTCGACGTCGAAGGCGAAAACCTGATCATCACCTTGCCGCTGGCACCGTGGGAACTGGCGCTGGGGACCGAAGTCGCGGTGCCGACCTTGACCGGCAGGATCAACCTCAAGGTTCCGGCCGGCAGCCAGAACGGCCAGCGCATGCGCGCCAAGGGCCATGGCCTGCTGCACAAGGCCGGTCACCGTGGCTATTTGTTCGTGCAGCTCAAGGCAGTGATGCCGAAAAAACTCGACCATGATGTCAAAGAATTGTGGGAGGAGCTGGCGAAAAAAGCCGCTTTCGATCCGCGAGAGAACTTTTGA
- a CDS encoding chaperone modulator CbpM yields the protein MSDPVIVLLDLAEFCEATELSDVHVIEIVEHGILEPQGSKPKDWRFTDYELVLAKRAAKLRRDLELEWEGVALALDLLEEVQQLRAENRMLKQRLGRLVVE from the coding sequence ATGAGCGACCCCGTGATCGTTCTACTGGACCTGGCAGAATTCTGTGAGGCGACCGAACTGTCGGACGTGCACGTGATCGAGATCGTCGAACACGGCATCCTCGAACCGCAGGGGTCAAAGCCCAAGGATTGGCGTTTCACCGACTATGAACTGGTGCTGGCCAAGCGCGCCGCCAAGCTGCGGCGCGATCTGGAGCTGGAATGGGAAGGCGTCGCACTGGCGCTGGACTTGCTGGAAGAGGTCCAGCAATTGCGGGCCGAGAACCGCATGCTCAAGCAGCGGTTGGGGCGATTGGTGGTTGAGTAG
- the ureC gene encoding urease subunit alpha: MKISRQAYADMFGPTVGDKVRLADTELWIEVEKDFTTYGEEVKFGGGKVIRDGQGQSQLLAAEVVDTLITNALIIDHWGIVKADVGLKDGRIAAIGKAGNPDIQPNVTIAVGASTEVIAGEGMILTAGGIDTHIHFICPQQIEEALMSGVTTMIGGGTGPATGTNATTCTSGPWHLARMLQAADAFPMNIGFTGKGNASLPEPLIEQVKAGAIGLKLHEDWGTTPASIDNCLNVADQYDVQVAIHTDTLNESGFVETTLAAFKGRTIHTYHTEGAGGGHAPDIIKACGFANVLPSSTNPTRPFTRNTIDEHLDMLMVCHHLDPSIAEDVAFAESRIRRETIAAEDILHDLGAFSMISSDSQAMGRVGEVITRTWQTADKMKKQRGPLPGDGEGNDNFRAKRYIAKYTINPAITHGISHEVGSVEVGKWADLVLWRPAFFGVKPTLILKGGAIAASLMGDANASIPTPQPVHYRPMFASYGGSLHATSLTFISQAAQEAGLPEALGLKKKIAVVKGCRDVQKTDLIHNDYLPHIDVDPQTYQVKADGVLLWCEPADVLPMAQRYFLF; this comes from the coding sequence ATGAAAATTTCAAGACAAGCCTACGCCGACATGTTCGGTCCCACCGTCGGTGACAAGGTCCGTCTGGCCGACACCGAGCTGTGGATCGAAGTGGAAAAAGACTTCACCACCTACGGCGAAGAAGTGAAATTCGGCGGCGGCAAAGTCATTCGCGACGGCCAGGGCCAAAGCCAGTTACTAGCCGCGGAAGTGGTCGACACACTGATCACCAACGCCTTGATCATAGACCACTGGGGCATCGTTAAAGCCGACGTCGGCCTCAAGGACGGGCGCATCGCGGCCATCGGCAAGGCCGGCAACCCGGACATCCAGCCCAACGTCACCATCGCCGTCGGCGCCAGCACCGAGGTGATCGCCGGTGAAGGCATGATCCTCACCGCTGGTGGCATCGACACCCACATCCACTTCATCTGCCCGCAACAGATCGAAGAGGCGCTGATGAGCGGCGTCACCACCATGATCGGCGGCGGCACCGGCCCGGCCACCGGCACCAACGCCACCACGTGCACCTCCGGGCCGTGGCACCTGGCGCGCATGCTTCAGGCTGCCGATGCTTTCCCGATGAACATCGGCTTCACCGGCAAGGGCAACGCCAGCCTGCCGGAACCGCTGATCGAGCAGGTCAAGGCCGGCGCCATTGGCCTGAAGTTGCACGAAGACTGGGGCACCACCCCGGCGAGCATCGACAACTGCCTGAACGTGGCCGATCAGTACGACGTGCAGGTGGCGATTCATACCGACACCCTCAACGAATCGGGCTTCGTCGAAACCACCCTCGCCGCCTTCAAGGGCCGCACCATCCACACCTACCACACCGAAGGCGCCGGTGGCGGTCATGCCCCGGACATCATCAAGGCCTGCGGTTTTGCCAACGTGCTGCCGAGCTCCACCAACCCGACCCGGCCGTTCACCCGCAACACCATCGACGAACACCTCGACATGCTGATGGTCTGCCACCACCTGGACCCGAGCATTGCCGAAGACGTGGCCTTCGCCGAAAGCCGCATCCGCCGCGAAACCATCGCCGCCGAAGACATCCTTCACGACCTCGGCGCGTTCTCGATGATCAGCTCCGACAGTCAGGCCATGGGCCGCGTCGGTGAAGTCATCACGCGCACCTGGCAGACCGCTGACAAAATGAAAAAGCAGCGTGGCCCGCTGCCCGGAGACGGCGAAGGTAACGACAACTTCCGCGCCAAACGCTACATCGCCAAATACACCATCAACCCGGCGATCACCCACGGCATCAGCCATGAAGTGGGCTCCGTCGAAGTGGGTAAATGGGCAGATCTGGTGTTATGGCGCCCGGCGTTCTTTGGGGTCAAACCGACGCTGATTCTAAAAGGCGGCGCCATTGCGGCCAGCCTGATGGGCGACGCCAACGCTTCGATCCCGACGCCGCAACCGGTGCACTACCGCCCGATGTTCGCCAGTTACGGCGGCTCGCTGCACGCCACCAGCCTGACCTTTATCAGTCAGGCGGCACAGGAGGCCGGTTTGCCCGAAGCCTTGGGTTTGAAGAAGAAAATCGCCGTGGTCAAAGGCTGTCGCGACGTGCAGAAAACCGACCTGATCCATAACGACTACCTGCCGCACATCGATGTCGATCCGCAGACCTATCAGGTCAAGGCCGACGGCGTGTTGCTGTGGTGCGAACCGGCGGATGTATTGCCGATGGCGCAGCGCTATTTCCTGTTCTAG
- a CDS encoding urease subunit beta, with translation MIPGEYQIQPGDIELNVGRRTLSLKVANSGDRPIQVGSHYHFFETNDALTFDRAASRGMRLNIPAGTAVRFEPGQSREVELVDLAGHRRVFGFAGRIMGDLD, from the coding sequence ATGATTCCCGGTGAATACCAGATCCAGCCCGGCGACATCGAACTCAACGTCGGCCGCCGCACCCTCAGCCTGAAGGTGGCCAACAGCGGCGACCGGCCGATCCAGGTCGGCTCGCATTATCACTTCTTCGAAACCAACGACGCCCTGACCTTCGACCGCGCCGCCAGCCGCGGCATGCGCCTGAACATCCCCGCCGGCACCGCCGTGCGCTTCGAACCGGGGCAGAGTCGCGAGGTCGAGCTGGTGGACCTGGCCGGCCATCGCCGAGTGTTCGGGTTTGCAGGCAGGATCATGGGCGATCTCGATTAA
- a CDS encoding N-acetyltransferase produces the protein MNAAQLRRVNVESFAHYRQGLIDLLLDAVGYGASVGFMADLDATQARAYFDEVQANLNKGNVLLWVVVKDEQVQASVQLTLCQKANGRNRAEVQKLLVREHARRRGLGQQLMSALELAAHQHKRGMLYLDTEAGSPAEDFYKALGYTRAGEIPDYACDPNGRYKPTALYYKILQGAH, from the coding sequence ATGAACGCCGCCCAACTGCGCCGCGTCAACGTTGAAAGCTTTGCGCACTATCGTCAGGGTTTGATTGATCTGCTGCTCGACGCCGTCGGCTATGGCGCCAGCGTCGGGTTCATGGCGGATCTTGACGCCACCCAGGCCCGAGCTTATTTCGATGAAGTCCAGGCCAACCTGAACAAAGGCAACGTGCTGCTCTGGGTGGTGGTCAAGGACGAACAGGTGCAGGCCAGCGTGCAACTGACGCTGTGCCAGAAAGCCAATGGGCGCAATCGCGCCGAAGTGCAGAAACTACTGGTGCGTGAGCATGCGCGCCGTCGCGGCCTGGGCCAACAGTTGATGAGTGCCCTGGAACTCGCCGCACATCAGCACAAGCGCGGCATGCTCTACCTCGACACCGAGGCCGGCTCACCCGCCGAAGACTTCTACAAGGCCCTGGGTTACACCCGCGCCGGCGAAATCCCCGACTACGCCTGCGACCCGAACGGCCGCTACAAACCGACCGCCCTTTACTACAAGATTCTCCAGGGAGCCCATTGA
- a CDS encoding GNAT family N-acetyltransferase, whose protein sequence is MTYHIRDALLADLPAIRDIYNDAVLNTTAIWNEQAVDLGNRQAWFSARQDQGYPILVIVDGDNSVLGYASFGDWRPFDGFRHTVEHSVYVRNDQRGNGLGPQLMEALIERAKGCNKHVMVAAIESGNGASIRLHDRAGFVVTGQMPQVGTKFGRWLDLTFMQLILDPGVMPPGHHKE, encoded by the coding sequence ATGACTTACCACATCCGCGATGCGCTGCTCGCCGACCTGCCAGCGATCCGCGACATCTACAACGACGCCGTCCTCAACACCACGGCGATCTGGAACGAACAGGCCGTGGACCTGGGCAACCGCCAAGCCTGGTTCAGCGCCCGGCAAGACCAGGGCTATCCGATCCTGGTGATCGTCGACGGCGATAACAGCGTACTCGGCTACGCTTCATTCGGTGACTGGCGCCCGTTCGATGGGTTCCGCCACACGGTCGAGCACTCGGTGTACGTACGCAACGACCAGCGTGGCAATGGCCTCGGGCCGCAACTGATGGAAGCACTGATCGAACGCGCCAAAGGCTGCAACAAACACGTGATGGTCGCCGCCATCGAAAGCGGTAACGGCGCCTCGATTCGCCTGCACGACCGGGCCGGTTTCGTCGTCACCGGCCAAATGCCGCAGGTGGGTACCAAGTTCGGTCGCTGGCTGGACCTTACCTTCATGCAACTGATTCTCGACCCGGGCGTCATGCCACCCGGTCACCACAAGGAGTGA
- the ureA gene encoding urease subunit gamma gives MDLTPREKDKLLIFTAGLVAERRLARGVKLNYPEAMAYISAALLEGARDGQTVAELMHYGTTLLSREQVMQGIPEMIPEIQVEATFPDGTKLVTVHQPIA, from the coding sequence ATGGACCTGACCCCACGCGAAAAAGACAAGCTGCTGATCTTCACCGCCGGCCTCGTGGCTGAGCGGCGTTTGGCTCGCGGCGTGAAGCTCAATTACCCGGAGGCCATGGCCTATATTTCCGCGGCGCTGCTCGAAGGCGCGCGTGACGGCCAGACCGTGGCCGAGCTGATGCATTACGGCACCACCCTGCTCAGCCGCGAACAAGTGATGCAAGGCATCCCGGAAATGATCCCGGAGATCCAGGTCGAAGCGACGTTTCCCGACGGCACCAAACTGGTCACCGTTCACCAACCGATCGCCTGA
- a CDS encoding urease accessory protein UreD — protein sequence MNLPAPITLFTPSWHAELELGYARFGDSTRPVQRRHKGPLRVQKHLYAEGPEVCQHIIVHPPGGIAGGDRLDISASVGTHAWAQITSPGAAKWYRAAGPAYQKLDLRVAAGATLEWLPQETIIFSDAQAELSTSIDLEGDARLFYWDVVALGRPASGERFDLGHFQAHLDIRRDGQLLWHERQRIVGNDGLLDSPIGLDGQSVFATLLVTGEIDSELLEKCRSLPHDVHGDLTQLPGLLVARCLASEALLARGWLIDLWRLLRLALLGREAVLPRIWST from the coding sequence ATGAATTTACCTGCACCCATCACGCTGTTCACCCCCAGCTGGCATGCCGAGCTGGAACTCGGCTACGCCCGTTTTGGCGACAGCACACGCCCGGTGCAGCGTCGCCACAAAGGCCCGTTGCGGGTACAAAAGCATTTGTATGCCGAAGGCCCCGAGGTGTGTCAGCACATCATCGTCCACCCGCCGGGCGGGATTGCCGGGGGTGATCGGCTGGACATCTCGGCCAGCGTCGGCACGCACGCCTGGGCGCAAATCACCAGCCCCGGCGCCGCCAAGTGGTATCGCGCGGCAGGGCCGGCTTATCAGAAACTCGACCTGCGCGTGGCCGCCGGTGCTACGTTGGAGTGGCTGCCGCAAGAGACGATTATCTTCAGCGATGCTCAGGCGGAACTCAGCACCAGCATCGACCTTGAGGGCGATGCGCGGTTGTTCTACTGGGACGTGGTGGCGCTGGGTCGCCCGGCCAGTGGCGAGCGCTTCGACCTCGGGCATTTTCAGGCGCACCTGGATATCCGCCGCGACGGCCAGTTGCTCTGGCACGAACGCCAGCGCATTGTCGGGAACGATGGTTTGCTGGATTCACCGATAGGCCTGGATGGCCAATCGGTGTTTGCGACGTTACTGGTGACCGGTGAAATTGATAGTGAATTGCTGGAGAAGTGCCGTTCGTTGCCCCATGACGTGCACGGGGATCTGACACAGTTGCCGGGGCTTTTGGTCGCCCGATGCCTGGCCAGTGAAGCGCTGTTGGCACGGGGTTGGCTGATTGATTTGTGGCGGTTGCTCAGGCTGGCATTACTGGGCCGAGAAGCCGTCCTACCACGAATATGGAGCACCTGA
- the urtE gene encoding urea ABC transporter ATP-binding subunit UrtE, giving the protein MLQVDKLHQYYGGSHILRGLTFEVKVGEVTCLLGRNGVGKTTLLKCLMGLLPAKEGAVNWEGKPITTFKSHQRVHAGIAYVPQGREIFGRLTVEENLLMGLSRFPGAEAKEVPAFIYELFPVLLQMKQRRGGDLSGGQQQQLAISRALASRPRLLILDEPTEGIQPSVIKEIGAVIKQLAARGDMAILLVEQFYDFAAELADQYLVMSRGEIVQQGRGENMEAEGVRGLVTI; this is encoded by the coding sequence ATGCTGCAAGTCGACAAGCTGCATCAGTACTACGGCGGTAGCCACATCCTGCGAGGCCTGACGTTTGAGGTGAAGGTCGGCGAAGTCACCTGCCTGCTCGGGCGCAATGGCGTGGGCAAGACCACCCTGCTCAAATGCCTGATGGGTTTGCTGCCGGCCAAAGAAGGCGCGGTGAACTGGGAGGGCAAACCGATCACCACATTCAAGTCGCACCAACGGGTGCATGCCGGCATCGCTTACGTGCCTCAGGGCCGGGAAATCTTTGGCCGACTGACCGTGGAAGAAAACCTGCTGATGGGCCTGTCGCGGTTTCCGGGCGCTGAAGCGAAGGAAGTCCCGGCGTTCATCTATGAGCTATTCCCGGTGCTGCTGCAAATGAAGCAACGGCGCGGCGGTGACTTGTCCGGTGGTCAGCAACAGCAGCTGGCGATCAGCAGGGCACTGGCAAGCCGTCCACGGTTGCTGATTCTCGACGAACCCACCGAAGGCATCCAGCCGTCGGTGATCAAGGAAATCGGCGCGGTGATCAAGCAGCTTGCGGCGCGCGGCGACATGGCGATATTGCTGGTGGAGCAGTTCTACGATTTCGCCGCCGAACTGGCCGATCAGTACCTGGTGATGTCCCGGGGCGAGATCGTGCAGCAGGGTCGCGGCGAAAATATGGAAGCCGAAGGCGTCCGTGGACTGGTTACGATCTAA
- the urtD gene encoding urea ABC transporter ATP-binding protein UrtD, whose product MRVTATAEFMLEPAFFPPLEPNRDAGSSRDAIGLGQSAGKGLNTRHGTILTLEDISVSFDGFKALNDLNLYIGVGELRCIIGPNGAGKTTLMDVITGKTRPSHGKAWFGETLDLTQMSEVQIAQAGIGRKFQKPTVFEVLSVFENLELAQKTDKSVWASLRARLSGEQKDRIAEVLETIRLTASVNRPAGLLSHGQKQFLEIGMLLMQDPQLLLLDEPVAGMTDAETEFTAELFKSLAGKHSLMVVEHDMGFVGSIADHVTVLHQGSVLAEGSLEQVQDNERVIEVYLGR is encoded by the coding sequence ATGAGAGTGACTGCAACGGCTGAATTCATGCTCGAACCGGCCTTTTTTCCGCCGCTGGAGCCCAACAGGGACGCCGGCAGCAGCCGCGATGCCATCGGCCTCGGCCAGAGCGCCGGCAAAGGCCTGAACACCCGACACGGCACCATCCTGACCCTGGAAGACATCAGCGTCAGCTTCGATGGTTTCAAAGCGCTGAACGATCTGAACCTGTACATCGGCGTCGGCGAACTGCGCTGCATTATCGGCCCCAACGGCGCGGGCAAGACCACGTTGATGGACGTGATTACCGGCAAGACCCGGCCCAGCCATGGCAAAGCCTGGTTCGGTGAAACCCTCGACCTGACGCAGATGAGTGAAGTGCAGATTGCCCAGGCCGGCATCGGCCGCAAGTTCCAGAAACCGACAGTGTTCGAAGTCCTGAGCGTGTTCGAAAACCTGGAGTTGGCGCAGAAGACTGACAAGTCGGTATGGGCCAGCCTGCGGGCTCGTCTCAGTGGCGAGCAGAAAGATCGCATCGCTGAAGTCTTGGAAACCATTCGCCTGACCGCCTCGGTCAATCGCCCGGCAGGGTTGTTGTCCCACGGTCAGAAGCAGTTTCTGGAAATCGGCATGCTGCTGATGCAGGACCCGCAATTGTTGCTACTCGATGAGCCGGTGGCGGGCATGACCGACGCCGAAACCGAATTCACCGCCGAGCTGTTCAAGAGTCTGGCCGGCAAGCATTCGCTGATGGTGGTGGAACACGACATGGGCTTTGTCGGTTCCATCGCCGACCACGTCACCGTGTTGCATCAGGGCAGCGTGCTGGCCGAAGGGTCGCTGGAACAGGTGCAGGACAATGAGCGGGTGATCGAGGTGTACCTCGGCCGCTGA
- the urtC gene encoding urea ABC transporter permease subunit UrtC: MNQPLLVTATQKAGPKVTIAVGAVILALLLALPLLSLLPADSSFHVSAYTLTLVGKILCYAIVALALDLVWGYAGLLSLGHGLFFALGGYAMGMYLMRQASGDGLPAFMTFLSWTELPWYWTGTSSFLWAMCLVVLAPGLLALVFGFFAFRSRIKGVYFSIMTQALTFAGMLLFFRNETGFGGNNGFTNFRTILGFGITEPGTRAVLFFATVLLLVASLFIGWRLAQSKFGRVLTALRDAENRLMFCGYDPRGFKLFVWVLSAVLCGLAGALYVPQVGIINPSEMSPTNSIEAAVWVALGGRGTLIGPLLGAGVVNGMKSWFTVAFPEYWLFFLGALFIVVTLYLPKGVIGLLKKRGE; the protein is encoded by the coding sequence ATGAACCAGCCTCTACTCGTTACCGCAACACAAAAAGCCGGCCCCAAAGTCACGATTGCCGTTGGCGCAGTGATCCTCGCTCTGCTGCTGGCGTTGCCATTGCTGTCGTTATTGCCGGCGGACAGCTCCTTTCATGTCTCGGCTTATACGCTAACCCTGGTGGGCAAAATCCTTTGCTACGCCATCGTCGCTCTGGCCCTCGATTTGGTCTGGGGTTACGCCGGCCTCTTGTCGCTGGGCCACGGTCTGTTCTTCGCCCTCGGCGGTTATGCGATGGGCATGTACCTGATGCGCCAGGCCTCGGGTGATGGCTTGCCGGCGTTCATGACGTTCCTGTCGTGGACCGAATTGCCGTGGTACTGGACCGGCACCAGCAGCTTCCTCTGGGCCATGTGCCTGGTGGTGTTGGCGCCGGGCCTGCTCGCGCTGGTGTTCGGTTTCTTCGCCTTCCGTTCGCGGATCAAGGGCGTGTATTTCTCGATCATGACCCAGGCCCTGACCTTCGCCGGGATGCTGCTGTTTTTCCGCAACGAAACCGGGTTTGGTGGCAACAACGGCTTTACCAACTTCCGCACCATTCTCGGGTTTGGCATCACTGAACCGGGGACGCGTGCAGTGTTGTTTTTCGCCACGGTGCTGTTGCTGGTGGCGAGCCTGTTCATCGGTTGGCGTCTGGCGCAGAGCAAGTTCGGCCGGGTGCTGACTGCCCTGCGCGATGCGGAAAATCGCTTGATGTTCTGCGGCTACGATCCACGCGGTTTCAAGTTGTTTGTCTGGGTGTTGAGCGCGGTGTTGTGTGGTTTGGCCGGCGCGCTGTATGTGCCGCAAGTCGGCATTATCAACCCGAGTGAAATGTCGCCGACCAACTCCATTGAAGCCGCCGTTTGGGTAGCTCTCGGTGGTCGCGGCACGCTGATCGGTCCACTGCTCGGTGCTGGTGTGGTCAACGGGATGAAGAGCTGGTTCACCGTGGCGTTTCCGGAATACTGGCTGTTTTTCCTCGGCGCGCTGTTCATAGTCGTGACGTTGTACCTGCCTAAAGGCGTGATCGGGTTGCTGAAGAAAAGGGGTGAGTAA